The following are encoded in a window of Brevibacillus ruminantium genomic DNA:
- a CDS encoding RNA polymerase sigma factor — MEKSELEQLIQEIQQGDWGRFEQVIDHFQKPMFTYCYHMLGHRQEAEDAVQEILIIAYERLGEYTYTLSFSAWLYKVAYHHCISLLRKKRRNRIFPFFFSKHEKGEDQIKERIDQHYLSEPLHQLLDQLNPEERNLIILRVLEQKGYDEIAQLLESKPATLRKRYERAIRKCRRYWHNTGGLADGSKQHG; from the coding sequence GTGGAAAAGAGTGAGTTGGAGCAGTTGATACAAGAAATTCAGCAGGGCGATTGGGGGAGATTTGAACAGGTAATCGACCATTTTCAGAAGCCGATGTTCACCTATTGCTATCATATGCTGGGACACCGGCAAGAGGCGGAGGATGCCGTGCAGGAGATCCTCATCATTGCCTATGAGCGTTTGGGTGAGTACACATACACTCTCTCTTTTTCAGCGTGGCTGTACAAAGTTGCGTATCATCACTGCATCAGTTTGTTGCGAAAAAAGAGGCGAAACCGAATCTTCCCCTTTTTCTTCTCTAAGCACGAGAAGGGAGAAGATCAGATCAAGGAGAGGATCGATCAGCACTACCTCAGTGAACCGCTCCATCAGCTGCTCGATCAGCTCAATCCGGAAGAGCGAAATCTGATTATTTTGCGCGTGCTGGAACAGAAAGGGTATGACGAAATTGCCCAGTTGCTGGAGTCAAAGCCGGCAACGCTCAGGAAGCGATACGAACGCGCTATCAGAAAGTGCAGACGCTATTGGCACAATACAGGGGGGTTGGCGGATGGTTCAAAACAACACGGATAA
- a CDS encoding sensor histidine kinase — translation MMVLIFLAIWAFGAFILYTDPKNTSIRWASATAFVGGCGFLSAVFDETLLPLVGESLPLSSSLTTALLVASRVSSFLCQVGLPYTFLMFAVHSGDFLSTRTKTVLQYTALLPPLLMLAITPIYPVLRLNYWLMVSWVFPYFIGASLILVLLYWKEKDPLVKKSRLFTNILVIFPVLLVFITIYVMRTQNNYEAWRYNSLIVGIQFLLILVISMKYGFLGVKWRVEKRRLDSTLRAMTSGAQIINHSIKNEAGKISLYTQRMQDYAAETNQPALQEDLQVIQQSTQHLLDMVNRIQGQLQDIRLREEVASPAALIEHVQRTLRPLAESQQVELRTELDECWLLLCDPVQLREILINLSMNALEAMKTGGTLTHQLFLSKKHLVIAVTDTGTGIAKENLPHVLDPFFSTKKTGNNFGLGLSYCYNVMQKHQGTLDIHSVKDEGTTVFLFFPLRRVEAAS, via the coding sequence ATGATGGTACTGATCTTTCTGGCCATTTGGGCCTTCGGGGCCTTTATTCTCTATACCGACCCGAAAAATACATCGATTCGCTGGGCCAGCGCCACGGCATTTGTCGGGGGATGCGGGTTTCTCTCAGCGGTTTTTGACGAGACGCTCCTGCCGCTCGTAGGCGAATCGCTGCCGCTTTCTTCTTCCTTGACGACGGCCCTCCTGGTTGCCAGCAGAGTCTCATCCTTTCTCTGCCAGGTGGGGCTGCCTTATACGTTTCTCATGTTTGCCGTCCATTCGGGGGACTTTCTGAGTACGAGGACCAAAACGGTTTTGCAATACACAGCGCTGCTTCCTCCGCTGCTTATGCTGGCCATCACGCCCATTTATCCAGTGCTTAGGCTCAACTACTGGCTAATGGTGAGCTGGGTATTTCCTTATTTCATCGGGGCCAGTCTGATCCTGGTCCTGCTGTACTGGAAAGAAAAAGACCCGCTCGTCAAGAAAAGCAGACTGTTTACCAATATCCTGGTCATTTTTCCGGTGCTGTTGGTATTTATCACGATCTATGTGATGCGAACGCAAAATAATTACGAGGCGTGGCGTTACAACAGTCTGATCGTCGGAATTCAGTTTCTTCTGATTTTGGTGATCAGTATGAAATACGGTTTTCTCGGCGTAAAATGGCGGGTCGAAAAACGGAGGCTGGACAGCACGCTTCGCGCCATGACCTCCGGGGCGCAAATCATCAATCACTCAATCAAAAATGAAGCGGGGAAAATATCGCTTTACACACAGCGCATGCAGGATTATGCAGCCGAGACCAACCAGCCCGCGCTGCAGGAAGACTTGCAGGTCATCCAGCAATCCACCCAGCATCTGCTGGACATGGTCAACCGGATTCAGGGACAGCTGCAGGATATCCGTCTGCGTGAGGAGGTGGCAAGCCCCGCCGCATTGATCGAGCACGTGCAGCGAACCTTGCGTCCGTTGGCCGAATCACAGCAGGTGGAGCTGCGAACAGAGCTGGACGAGTGCTGGCTGCTCCTCTGCGACCCCGTCCAACTGCGGGAAATCCTGATCAATCTGTCGATGAACGCGCTGGAGGCCATGAAAACCGGTGGCACATTGACACACCAATTGTTTTTGTCCAAGAAGCATCTGGTCATCGCAGTGACTGACACTGGCACAGGGATTGCCAAGGAAAACCTCCCGCATGTCCTGGACCCTTTTTTCTCAACCAAAAAGACCGGGAATAACTTCGGACTGGGGCTGTCCTACTGCTACAACGTCATGCAAAAGCATCAGGGCACCCTGGATATCCACAGCGTAAAAGACGAGGGGACGACTGTCTTTTTGTTCTTCCCGCTGAGGCGTGTAGAAGCAGCCTCGTGA
- a CDS encoding response regulator — MEQIRVYIVEDDPVWRRGLIDFLNKETDIAIVGEADSKEAVFTWFEDETREADVVLMDINLTENNLDGIEAALALTELGRPFSIIMLTSLTAEEIIVESFSAAAVVNYISKSNFKEIPDAIRAAHQRQSSIHPTAAAALRNEFLRLRSGEDQKLLSPAERDILQLIHQGQTQSQIEQNLHITKRTIKNHINRILKKMGVKTSKEAAAKAKQKKLF, encoded by the coding sequence ATGGAACAGATTCGCGTTTATATCGTAGAGGACGACCCTGTCTGGCGCAGGGGACTGATCGATTTTCTCAATAAAGAAACGGATATCGCTATCGTAGGAGAGGCCGATTCCAAGGAGGCCGTTTTCACATGGTTCGAGGATGAAACGAGAGAAGCCGATGTGGTGCTGATGGACATCAATCTCACGGAGAACAACCTGGACGGCATCGAGGCCGCTCTTGCCCTGACAGAGCTGGGACGGCCTTTTTCCATCATCATGCTGACTTCGCTGACTGCTGAGGAGATCATCGTCGAGTCCTTCTCCGCAGCCGCGGTGGTCAACTACATCAGCAAATCCAATTTCAAGGAAATTCCGGATGCCATCCGCGCCGCTCACCAGCGCCAATCTTCTATTCATCCGACGGCGGCCGCCGCGCTTCGCAACGAGTTCCTCCGCTTACGAAGCGGCGAGGACCAGAAGCTGTTGTCCCCGGCCGAACGGGATATCCTGCAGTTGATCCATCAGGGACAGACGCAGTCCCAAATCGAACAGAACCTCCATATCACCAAGCGAACGATCAAAAATCACATCAACCGCATCCTGAAAAAAATGGGCGTCAAAACAAGCAAGGAAGCGGCCGCAAAAGCCAAACAGAAGAAGCTGTTTTAA